From the genome of Bacteroides sp. MSB163, one region includes:
- a CDS encoding glycosyltransferase family 2 protein: MLSVICPIYNEAKYIDVCIQSILLQDYPKEDLEVLFVDGMSKDGTRDIVCGYSKQYPFIRLLDNEKRIVPIAMNIGIKASKGDVVMRLDAHAQYPPNYFSVLTKALKALDADNVGATCRTDVLNKTPKSLAIREVLSNRFGVGNSTFRLGVDKVLEVDTVPFGCWKREVFNKYGFYDERLIRNQDIELNKRIVRGGGHIYIVPDTYCVYLARETFKGLVKNNFGNGKWNILTVYYTKQIKSLSIRHFIPLLFLCSLVLPLFFSFFFLPFLYLSYFSLLLYLLVICGISLVVSIRKRLNVFYLFITFVFLHLSYGYGSLTGILSCIHNGKN, translated from the coding sequence ATGCTTTCTGTTATTTGCCCCATTTATAATGAAGCAAAATATATTGATGTGTGCATTCAATCTATTTTGCTTCAAGATTATCCCAAAGAGGATCTGGAAGTGTTGTTTGTGGATGGCATGAGTAAGGATGGTACTCGCGACATAGTGTGTGGCTATTCTAAACAATACCCTTTTATCCGTTTGCTGGATAATGAAAAGCGCATAGTTCCGATAGCCATGAATATTGGGATAAAGGCATCAAAGGGGGATGTTGTCATGCGTTTGGATGCTCATGCGCAATATCCACCAAACTATTTCTCGGTATTAACGAAAGCGCTGAAGGCTTTGGATGCTGATAATGTTGGAGCCACTTGTCGGACGGATGTACTTAATAAGACACCTAAATCTTTAGCCATCAGAGAGGTGTTAAGTAATAGGTTTGGTGTCGGAAATTCCACATTCCGTTTAGGGGTTGACAAGGTGCTGGAGGTGGACACTGTTCCTTTCGGGTGTTGGAAAAGGGAGGTCTTTAATAAATATGGTTTCTATGATGAACGTCTGATTAGGAATCAGGATATAGAGTTGAACAAGCGTATAGTACGTGGAGGAGGACATATTTATATTGTGCCTGATACGTATTGTGTTTATTTAGCCCGTGAAACATTCAAAGGGTTGGTGAAGAATAATTTCGGAAATGGGAAATGGAATATATTGACTGTATATTATACTAAGCAAATAAAATCTCTTTCAATAAGGCATTTTATCCCATTGCTGTTTTTGTGTTCTTTGGTTTTACCTCTATTTTTTTCTTTCTTTTTTCTTCCATTTCTCTATTTGTCATATTTTTCTTTGCTACTATATTTATTAGTTATTTGTGGGATAAGTTTGGTTGTATCCATTCGTAAAAGACTCAATGTTTTTTATTTATTCATTACTTTCGTTTTCCTACATTTATCTTATGGATATGGTTCGTTAACGGGAATTTTAAGTTGTATTCATAATGGAAAGAATTGA
- a CDS encoding acyltransferase: MERIDCRSHKETLFSWIWRKTHKENLSPPYYCYYSLFTIVSKPIRKWFSAVLIPTIPFSNLRVQCYRWCGYKIGKNTFIGMRCYLDDMCYDMIEIGNNVTVSYGVFFACHGRKQGHNKLLIKDGAYIGMNSSLIARSDEGLIIGENSVVGACSLVNKSVADDSVVAGIPAKEISKSK; the protein is encoded by the coding sequence ATGGAAAGAATTGATTGTAGAAGTCATAAAGAAACTCTTTTTTCCTGGATATGGAGGAAAACTCATAAGGAAAACTTATCTCCTCCTTATTATTGTTATTATTCTCTATTTACTATTGTTTCAAAACCCATAAGAAAATGGTTTTCTGCAGTGTTGATACCGACTATTCCATTTTCAAATTTGAGGGTACAATGTTATAGATGGTGTGGCTACAAAATAGGTAAAAATACCTTTATAGGGATGCGTTGTTATTTGGACGACATGTGTTACGATATGATTGAAATAGGAAATAATGTGACTGTTTCTTATGGAGTATTTTTTGCTTGCCATGGTCGAAAACAAGGACATAACAAGTTGCTGATAAAAGATGGTGCTTATATTGGAATGAATAGTTCTCTAATTGCTCGGAGTGATGAGGGATTGATAATTGGAGAAAATTCAGTGGTTGGAGCTTGTAGCTTGGTTAATAAATCAGTTGCGGATGATTCTGTTGTGGCTGGCATTCCAGCTAAAGAAATAAGCAAAAGTAAGTAG
- a CDS encoding sugar transferase codes for MFFKSLFDHGASFFGLIFLSPVLLIVAFLIRIRMPGGPVIFKQKRVGQYGSLFTMYKFRSMSIDHSGSSVSVKGESRITPLGAKLRKYKLDELPELWNVLIGDMSFVGPRPDVPGYADKLQGDDRRILFLKPGITGPASLKYRNEEELLAEQEDPQKYNDEVLFPDKVRINIEYLDHWSFWNDIKIIIYTIFGKDL; via the coding sequence ATGTTTTTTAAATCTCTTTTCGACCATGGAGCCTCTTTCTTCGGTCTAATCTTTTTGTCCCCTGTCTTGTTGATTGTAGCTTTCCTGATTCGCATCAGGATGCCAGGCGGTCCTGTCATCTTCAAACAAAAGAGGGTGGGGCAATACGGGAGCCTATTTACCATGTATAAATTTCGTTCGATGTCTATCGATCATTCGGGGAGTTCTGTTTCCGTGAAAGGTGAGAGCCGTATCACTCCTTTGGGGGCGAAGTTGAGGAAGTACAAGCTGGATGAATTACCAGAATTATGGAATGTGCTAATAGGCGATATGAGCTTTGTGGGGCCTCGTCCCGATGTGCCGGGATATGCGGATAAATTGCAAGGAGATGATAGGAGGATACTTTTTTTAAAACCAGGTATCACAGGGCCTGCCAGTTTGAAATACCGGAATGAAGAAGAATTATTGGCTGAACAGGAAGATCCTCAAAAATACAATGATGAGGTACTGTTTCCTGATAAAGTGAGAATTAATATAGAATATTTGGATCACTGGTCTTTCTGGAATGATATTAAAATCATTATTTATACAATATTTGGAAAAGATTTGTAG
- a CDS encoding DegT/DnrJ/EryC1/StrS family aminotransferase, producing MDKRIYLCLAHMSGKEQAFIKEAFDTNWVVPLGPNVNAFEDGLKHFVGQDKEVVALSAGTAAIHLGLIQLGVGVGDEVICQSFTFCASANPVAYQGANPVFIDSEEDTWNMDPVLLEEAIKDRISKTGKKPKAILPVHLYGMPARIDEICAIAAKYEIPVLEDAAEALGSEFKGQKCGTFGTFGVLSFNGNKMITTSGGGALIVPDESTKKQTMFYATQAREPFPHYQHEKIGYNYRMSNICAGIGRGQMTVLDEHIAHHRHVHALYEKAFEGVDGITLKSNPDGRFNANYWLSTILIDPVKTGTTYDEVRCKLDERGIETRPLWKPMHLQPVYAHNPCYVNGVSERLFNMGLCIPAGPWVTDEDVAYIVEQIKGCCKK from the coding sequence ATGGACAAGAGAATTTATCTTTGCCTTGCTCACATGAGCGGCAAGGAGCAGGCTTTTATAAAGGAAGCTTTCGATACTAATTGGGTTGTTCCTTTAGGTCCCAACGTGAATGCTTTCGAAGACGGACTGAAACATTTTGTAGGACAGGATAAGGAAGTTGTTGCTTTGTCTGCGGGTACGGCGGCCATCCATTTGGGATTAATCCAACTTGGTGTAGGAGTCGGTGATGAGGTTATCTGCCAGTCGTTTACGTTCTGCGCGTCAGCCAATCCTGTAGCTTACCAGGGAGCTAACCCTGTGTTTATCGACAGTGAGGAGGATACCTGGAATATGGACCCTGTTTTGCTGGAAGAAGCCATTAAGGACAGAATCTCGAAGACAGGTAAGAAGCCGAAAGCTATTCTTCCTGTTCATCTTTACGGTATGCCTGCCAGAATTGATGAGATTTGCGCGATAGCCGCTAAATATGAAATCCCTGTGTTGGAGGATGCTGCAGAGGCTTTGGGTTCTGAGTTCAAGGGACAGAAGTGCGGTACTTTCGGTACCTTTGGCGTCCTGTCTTTCAATGGCAATAAGATGATCACGACTTCGGGTGGTGGCGCTTTGATCGTTCCTGATGAAAGCACCAAGAAGCAAACCATGTTTTATGCTACGCAGGCTCGTGAACCTTTCCCTCATTACCAGCATGAAAAGATTGGTTACAATTATCGTATGAGTAATATTTGTGCTGGTATCGGTCGTGGTCAGATGACTGTATTGGATGAGCATATTGCGCATCACCGCCATGTACATGCGCTTTACGAGAAGGCTTTTGAAGGTGTGGACGGTATTACTTTGAAATCTAATCCTGATGGTCGTTTCAACGCTAATTATTGGCTGTCTACTATTCTGATAGATCCAGTGAAGACCGGTACTACCTATGATGAGGTCCGGTGTAAACTGGATGAACGGGGAATTGAGACCCGTCCCTTGTGGAAACCTATGCATTTGCAGCCTGTCTATGCCCATAATCCTTGTTATGTGAATGGAGTTTCTGAACGTTTGTTTAATATGGGTTTATGTATTCCTGCCGGTCCTTGGGTGACGGATGAAGATGTGGCTTATATTGTAGAGCAAATAAAAGGCTGTTGCAAAAAGTAG